The Pseudomonadota bacterium genome contains the following window.
ATTCAAGATCGGGCGCGATAGAAATCGCGACGAAATCATGGATAAGAAGGCCGAATGTCAGGCGGGAAGCCCTGAAGACGAAGTATTCCGCAAGGAACTCTTGAAGTTATCCAAGGCGACGACCTTGGTGCGCTGGCGCAGACGGGAAAAATGTCGGGGCGTCTTGCTCGAAGACTGCGCACAGACGTAAACACGGGCCCATAGGCGCCATCGATCGAGGGAGACATGACCATGCTGAAAGTCTGGGGACGCGCGACATCATCGAACGTGCAAAAGGTCATGTGGGCCATCGGAGAGCTTGGCCTTGACCACGAGCGCATCGATCTGGGCGGCCAGCATGGCGGGCTCGATACGGATGCGTACGGCAAGCTTAATCCGAACCGGGTCGTGCCGACCCTGGAAGACCGCGGCCGGGTGATCTGGGAATCGAACGCCATCGTGCGCTACATCGCCGCGCAATACGGTGCCGGCTCTCTGTGGCCACAGGACCCAGGCGAACGCGCGTTGGCCGATATGTGGATGGACTGGGCGGCGACGACGATCCGCGACGACTATGTGACAGTGTTCTTCGGCCTGGTCCGTATCCCGCCCGAACACCGCGACATGGATGCCATCAACAGAGCGATCGTCCGACTAAATGGGATCTACGCCAAGCTGGACGCCCATCTTGCCGGACGCGACTTCATCGCGGGCGATCACCTGACCATGGGCGACATTCCCGCCGGCATGACGCTGTTTCGTTACTATGACATGCCGCTGGATCGCCCTTCGCTGCCCAACCTGGAAGCATGGTATGCCCGCCTTCAGGAACGCGCGGCGTATCGCGAGCACGTCATGGTGAGTTACGAAAGCCTGCGCAACGACACGATCCCCCAGAACGACTGAGGCGGCCATACCCTCGCCCGCTTGACCTGAAACCGAGGACGGCACCGTCACGATGGGGTCATAGGGTTCGGGCACACGCCAGCGACCGTGCTCGCAGGAAGCGCCTTCGTGTTGCGGCCACAAGGGTGGCCGTCCAGGATGGCGCTGAGACTTTAGGAGTTTCAGATCATGCCGCTCTTGACCACGACCATCGGCGCCTTCCCCAAACCGGATTATGTGCCGCGCCGCGCCTGGTTTCACGACGTCGCGGCGGTCGGTGAGGCAGACGGCGACGATCTGAACGACGAGCAGGTTCTGGCCATCCATGATCGCGCCACGATCGACGTGGTCGAGGCGCAGGCCGACGCCGGCATCGACATACCGACCGACGGCGAGGTGCGCCGCGAAAACTATATCCACTACCACTGCCGCCACATGACCGGCTTCGAACCGGAGACGTTGACCGAGCGCGCCATGCGCAACGGCGCCTGGGTCGATGCGGTGCCCACCTTCACCGGCCCGATCAAGCCGACCGAGCCGTTTCTGCCGCGCGACTACCAGGTCGCCCAGGCCGCCACCGACCGGCCGGTGAAGATCACCGTCCCCGGGCCGCTGACCATTTCCGATTCAACGGCCGACCTGCACTATGGCGACGTGAAGGCCTGGTGCGGCGACCTGGCAGACGCCTTGAACGCGGAAATCCTGGCCTTGGCAGAAGCCGGCTGCCGGCACATCCAGGTCGACGAGCCGCTGTTTGCGCGCTTGCCCGATCAGGCTCTCGACTACGGTGTCGAAAACCTGGAGCGCTGTTTCCACGGCGTGCCCAGGCAGGTGACCCGCACCATGCACATGTGCTGCGGCTATCCCGACAAGCTGGACGAGACCGACTATGTGAAGGCCGACCCCGAGGTTTATCAGCGGCTGGCCGGCGCCCTCGACGCAGCGGCGATCGACGCGGTGTCATTGGAGGATGCCCACCGGCATAACGACCTGTCTCTGCTGGAAAAATTCCAGTCGACCAAGGTGATTTTCGGCGCCGTTGAGATCGCGTCGAGCCAGATCGAGACCGTCGAACACATCAGCGCCCGGCTCGAGCAGGCCCTGCAGCACATCGACGCCGACCGGCTGCTCGCCGCGCCCGATTGCGGTCTAATCATGCTGGGCCACGATCTCGCCGTCGCCAAGCTCAAGAATCTCGCCGAAGCCGCCCATAGCATCCCGACATGAGCCTGTTTCCGATGTGATCGCCGACACATTGAATAAACGCATGGCAGACCCACATATTCGGCAGTTCTCCAACGGTGTCGGCCGCCCACATCATGGAGCCCTGGATGTTGACGAGACGTCATAACGACGGCCAGCCCAGCGAAAGGAGTTCGCCATGAGCAAGTTTTTCAAGAAGCATGATGCGAGCCACGCTCGCAACACGGACAAGTACGACCGGCGCGACCACGGCGGGTCGAACGGATCGACCGTAACAAGCGCCCTGATCGAGACCGTCTGGAACCCATTCTTCGTGCTCGGCCGCCGCTAAGGCGCCGCCAACCACCCCATCCTCATCCCGGCCAAGCACAGCGCGAGCCGGGATCCACGAACACGGTATCCGACGCGTTGGCCATGATCGCGCCAACGCGTCTTAGTGTGCGTTCTTGGCCCCTTGTGTGTTGCGGCAGTGCGATGATGGTCGCGGACGGAAGACCGTTCGGTACGTTTGCGAAAACCGCATCGACGCCGTGTGCACAGAGCGTGTCTTTCAGAACGCCCCGTGTAACGCGGCATACCCCCTCACCCTATTTCGGCTAGGGCGCTGGTGCGCCCAAGCCTGCGCATCCCTCTCCCTCAAGGGGCGAGGGAAACAAAAAAATGGACCCCCTCTCCCCTTGAGGGAGAGGGCCGGGGTGAGGGGTCGCGCGCGGCGGCGCGCCAGATAACTTACCTTAGCACCGGTAGGATGACGTCAGGCACGTCCGTGAACACCGCATCGACACCGCGCGCGAAGAGCGACTGGGCTTTCGCCGCGTCGTTGACCGTGTAGCAGACGACCTGACGGCCGGCCGCCTTGACGGCGCGGATCTGTGCGTCCGTGACCTGACGTTCGGAGAAATGCACGGACATGCAGCCGAGGACGCGCGCACCTATCGACCATTGCCAGCGCGACCGGCGCCATATATTCAGCCCGGTCGGCACGTCGGGCCGCGCCTGACGGAACCCCATCAGACAACGCAACACGAAGCTTGAGACCAGTGGCCTGGGACGACCGGGCGGCCATGCCTTGTCCAATGTCGCGCCGACGACACGGCCGGTGCGCCAGGCTTCGCCGGGGTTCGTCTTGATCTCGATGTTGGGGCGCATGCCGAGGTCGTGGATGGCGTCGAGCGCGTCGATCAGGGTCAGGACCCTCTCGCCGGCAAAGCGCGGATCAAACCACGCGCCGGCATCCAGTCGTTTCAGTTCGTCAGCTGTCTTCGCCGCGACCGGCCCGGTGCCGTCAGTGGTGCGGTCCAACGTGTCGTCGTGCACCAGAACCGGCACGCCGTCCTTGGACAGGCGCACATCGAACTCAACCCAGTCCAGGCCGAACGCGGCCGCCGCCTTGAACCCGGCGAGTGTATTCTCCGGTGCATGGGCGGCGGCGCCCCGATGCCCGATGACACGCGGCAGGTCGATCAATCGGCGCCTCAGGCGATCAGGGCGTCCTGGCCGCGCTTGGCCAGACTGTGGGCGATAATCATGCGTTGGATCTCCGAGGTGCCTTCCCAAATCCGATCGACGCGCAGTTCCCTATAATAGCGTTCGGCGACATTTTCACGCATGTAGCCGCGCCCGCCGAAAACTTGCACCGCGCGGTCGGCCACCCGGTTGGCCATCTCCGAGCAATAGAGCTTTGCCATGGAGCACATGGCGTGCTGCACCTTGACGTCCTCGCCATCGTCGATTGCCTGCGCCAGGCGGTAGACCATCAGGCGACCGGCCCAAAGTTCCGTCACGCAGTCGGCAAGCGGAAACTGCACCGCCTGGTTCTCAAAGATCGGTTTGCCGAACTGGACACGCTCCTTGGCGAACGCCGTCGCCTCGTCGATCAGCCGGCTCGCCGCGCCGCAGCAGCGCGCCGCGATGCCCAACCGTTCCTGACGGAACCATTCATAGGTCCAGGTGATGCCGTTGCCTTCGGGATCGATCAGGTTGTCAGCGGGCACCTTAACGTCGGTGAACTGCATGATCAGGTGGTGCGAGGGATAGGTGTGGGTATAGGCCGGCGTTCTGACGGTCTCGACGCCGGGCGTATCCTTGTCCAGATAGAACAGCGCATGCGTGCCGTCCTCCAGCTTGGCCTGGAAGATAAGGATGTCGGCCCTGTTGGCGCCGGTGACATGCCACTTAAGGCCGTTCAGCACATAGCCGTTGCCCTGCTTCTTGGCCGTCGCCTCGATGGCGTCGACGTCGGACCCGGCGCCTTCTTCCGTGATCGCGTAGCACTCATTCTTCGCGCCGGACAAAAGGTCCTTCACGTAGTGCTCCATCTGATACTCGGTCGCGGTGTGCAGCAGGAACGGCGACATGTCGTGATAGCACCAACCCAGCCCGTTCGTGGTGCGCCCGATCTCTTCCTGGATCACCGCAATCTCGATCATCGAGAGTTCGGCGCCGCCGTGTTCTTTCGGGATCGACGGCATGAAGAGACCCATTTCCTTGGTCATCTGTTTGTGCTTGGCGCGCACGTCTTCGGGGATCTCGCCGTCGTTCATCTCGGCGTGCACTTCCCAGGGGATGAGTTCGCTGTCGACAAAGGGCCGCAGTTTCTCCTGCCAGACGCGGGCGGACTCGGGCAGCGGATAGGACATGGTTCGCGCTCCTTGCGTGACGGTGCCGGCCGGTTGGCCCGGCCGCACCGGCCGCGTTGTTTTCGAATGGATGCTACTCTGCGGCCTCGGCGAAGCCTTTCGCAAGACGCTCATTGGCCTCGGCGACGGTGCCGCCGTTCGGCGCCACGTCCAACTCGGCAACCGGAAGGCGTGCGCGCACGTTGTTGTGGAAGGCCGCCAGGCAACGTTCCTTTTCGGAGAAGTAGCCTGTCGTGTAGGCGCCGGACTCCAGGCCCTGCTGCACGCGCAGGATGAGTTCGTCGTCCTCGTTCTGGACCTGGCTGTTGATTCGGTTGTTCAGCCAGCGCGCCGCCTTGACCTCGCGCCGTTCGTCGGCCAGGCCGAAGTTGCGCGAGCGCAGCACGCACTTGCCGGGCCCCAGGGGCACGACGTGGAAGAAGCTCACCTGATCGGGATAGATGTCGAACGACTGGTTGGGAAACAGGCTGTAATAGCTCCAACTGCGCTGGCGGTCGTCCGGCAGATGATCGAAGCGCGGCAGCAACCGCATGTAGAGCCCCTCGGCCCACTGGTTCGACGGCTTGTCGACCATCAACGAATGGGCGCGGCAGGTCGCGCGCTCGTCGGCATCGACCCAGTAGTTGGCGCCGAACATGCGGTAAAGACCGGGGTGGCCGACATTGATGTGATAACCCTCCAGGTAGTTATCCATCATGTTCTTCCAGTCGACGTCGATGACCTCGCCGACCCAGCACGAATCAATTGGCTGCAACTCGGCGAAGCGGTACGGCGCCAGCTCATCCTCATAGGCCGCCAGCAGTTCGCCGACGCGCGGGCCGCCGTCATCGGAAAGCCGGACGAAGATGAAGCCGTTCCACGTGTCGATCTCAACCGGCTTCAGGCCGAACTTCGCGACATCCAGATCGGGGAACGTTTCCTTGGCGGGCATTGCCTTCAGGCTGCCGTCATAGTTATAGGACCAGCCGTGATAGGGGCAGACGATGTTAAAACGGTGGTTGCCTTGGCGGCCGGGGCACAGACGCGCGGCGCGATGGCGGCACACGTTGTGAAATGCCCGGAACGTGCCCTGCTTGTCGCGGATCACGACGACACGCCGGTTGGCGTAATCCAGCGTCAGGTAGTCGCCGGGTTTCTCGAACTCGCTTGTGTGACCGACGATCTGCCAGGACGCGTCGATCAGATCGCTCATCTCCAGTTCGAAGAACTCGTTGTTGTTGTATGTCCAGGCAGGCAGCGTCTTGGTCGCGCCGGCCGGTGCGCTCGCTGATGTGCCGGGTGACGACGTGCCGGTCGGCGGCGATACCGGCTCCGCCGGACGCGCGGCATTCAGGTCCGTCACCTTGTCGTCGGGCTCGCCGCCAAAATCGTCGGGGAAGAACGCCGCCAACACCGCGATGATCGAACGGCGCACCTCGCTGCGGTCATAGGTCTCGCCATAGAACAACAGGTCGTACTGGAACCCCTGCTGCATGGCGCTCAGCGTGCGCGCGATGCGCGCGGCGTCCAGATGATCGAAACCGCGCGCGGCGATCAGCTCGGCGATCGGGCGGCGCAACTCGTCCTGAAAGCGGTCGTCCATGGCGCCACAAAGATCGCTATAGGTCTCGCGGCCCTTGGCCTCGGCCAGGAACGCGACCCAGGCCGCGGTACGATCAAGTGTCCAGTTGCGCGGGTGAAGGTCGGCGTCGACCAGCGCCAGGACACGCGCGGCCGGGTCGTCGCCAGCCGCTGCCAGACCGTCCTGCCAGATCGCCACGTAGCCATCGGCCAGATAGCGCATGGTCTCCAGGAACAACGCGTCCTTGCTGTCGAAGTAGAAGCCAACGATGCCACGCGACAATCCGGATTCGTCGGAAACATCGCTCAACGTGGTGCGCGCATAGCCGTGTTTGCTGATGGCGCGAATGGTGGCGTCGATAAGCTGCTGGCGGCGCTCGTCCTTGCGGTCGCGGGTGGTGTCGTTCATGGCAGTCATCTCAAGAATTGGCAGTTTTTAAGGTGATTGGAGACTACCACACTACTTGGCTGAACGTCCAGCCAAATCTTCACCTACCTGGCAGGAACCGGGCGTGACACGCGACTCGGCAAGATCCTTTACATGTCGTCTGCGGGGTTCAGACTGCGTGTATGCGGTCGCCACCGCCGCCGGTGACGGCCGCCTAAAACCCAACAAGGAGGCTGCCGTGATGAGGATGGAACTTTCCGAGTTTAAAGACCGCCTGGCATCGGGTTCGCTGACCCGCCGCGACATCAGCAAGGTGCTGGCTTCGGTCGGTCTGGTGACCGTCTCGATGCCGGTGATCAAGAACGCCGCCCATGCGGCGCCGACGATCCAGGTCTTCACCTGGTCCGGCTATGACGTGCCGGAGATGCACGGCACCTACACCGAGGCCTATGGTGCCTCGCCGGAGTTCTTGTTCTACGCTGACAACGACGAGGCGATTGAAAAGGTCCGTGCCGGTTATGCGCCGACGCTAGTACAGCCGACCAGCTACATGATCGGCCGCTGGCGAGACGCCGGCCTGCTCGTGCCGATCGATACCTCGCGGCTCTCCTACTATCCCGAGGTCTTTCAGCAGTTGAAGGATATCGGCGCCTTAAGTCACGACGGTCAGACCTATGGCGTACCGTTGGCGTGGGGCAACAGTTCGGTCCTGTTCCGCAAGGACCTGGCGCCGGAATACGTCGACAACCCGACCTGGGAGATCCTATGG
Protein-coding sequences here:
- a CDS encoding glutathione S-transferase family protein produces the protein MLKVWGRATSSNVQKVMWAIGELGLDHERIDLGGQHGGLDTDAYGKLNPNRVVPTLEDRGRVIWESNAIVRYIAAQYGAGSLWPQDPGERALADMWMDWAATTIRDDYVTVFFGLVRIPPEHRDMDAINRAIVRLNGIYAKLDAHLAGRDFIAGDHLTMGDIPAGMTLFRYYDMPLDRPSLPNLEAWYARLQERAAYREHVMVSYESLRNDTIPQND
- a CDS encoding cobalamin-independent methionine synthase II family protein; protein product: MPLLTTTIGAFPKPDYVPRRAWFHDVAAVGEADGDDLNDEQVLAIHDRATIDVVEAQADAGIDIPTDGEVRRENYIHYHCRHMTGFEPETLTERAMRNGAWVDAVPTFTGPIKPTEPFLPRDYQVAQAATDRPVKITVPGPLTISDSTADLHYGDVKAWCGDLADALNAEILALAEAGCRHIQVDEPLFARLPDQALDYGVENLERCFHGVPRQVTRTMHMCCGYPDKLDETDYVKADPEVYQRLAGALDAAAIDAVSLEDAHRHNDLSLLEKFQSTKVIFGAVEIASSQIETVEHISARLEQALQHIDADRLLAAPDCGLIMLGHDLAVAKLKNLAEAAHSIPT
- a CDS encoding glycerophosphodiester phosphodiesterase family protein; protein product: MIDLPRVIGHRGAAAHAPENTLAGFKAAAAFGLDWVEFDVRLSKDGVPVLVHDDTLDRTTDGTGPVAAKTADELKRLDAGAWFDPRFAGERVLTLIDALDAIHDLGMRPNIEIKTNPGEAWRTGRVVGATLDKAWPPGRPRPLVSSFVLRCLMGFRQARPDVPTGLNIWRRSRWQWSIGARVLGCMSVHFSERQVTDAQIRAVKAAGRQVVCYTVNDAAKAQSLFARGVDAVFTDVPDVILPVLR
- a CDS encoding acyl-CoA dehydrogenase family protein, with amino-acid sequence MSYPLPESARVWQEKLRPFVDSELIPWEVHAEMNDGEIPEDVRAKHKQMTKEMGLFMPSIPKEHGGAELSMIEIAVIQEEIGRTTNGLGWCYHDMSPFLLHTATEYQMEHYVKDLLSGAKNECYAITEEGAGSDVDAIEATAKKQGNGYVLNGLKWHVTGANRADILIFQAKLEDGTHALFYLDKDTPGVETVRTPAYTHTYPSHHLIMQFTDVKVPADNLIDPEGNGITWTYEWFRQERLGIAARCCGAASRLIDEATAFAKERVQFGKPIFENQAVQFPLADCVTELWAGRLMVYRLAQAIDDGEDVKVQHAMCSMAKLYCSEMANRVADRAVQVFGGRGYMRENVAERYYRELRVDRIWEGTSEIQRMIIAHSLAKRGQDALIA
- a CDS encoding SRPBCC family protein, whose product is MNDTTRDRKDERRQQLIDATIRAISKHGYARTTLSDVSDESGLSRGIVGFYFDSKDALFLETMRYLADGYVAIWQDGLAAAGDDPAARVLALVDADLHPRNWTLDRTAAWVAFLAEAKGRETYSDLCGAMDDRFQDELRRPIAELIAARGFDHLDAARIARTLSAMQQGFQYDLLFYGETYDRSEVRRSIIAVLAAFFPDDFGGEPDDKVTDLNAARPAEPVSPPTGTSSPGTSASAPAGATKTLPAWTYNNNEFFELEMSDLIDASWQIVGHTSEFEKPGDYLTLDYANRRVVVIRDKQGTFRAFHNVCRHRAARLCPGRQGNHRFNIVCPYHGWSYNYDGSLKAMPAKETFPDLDVAKFGLKPVEIDTWNGFIFVRLSDDGGPRVGELLAAYEDELAPYRFAELQPIDSCWVGEVIDVDWKNMMDNYLEGYHINVGHPGLYRMFGANYWVDADERATCRAHSLMVDKPSNQWAEGLYMRLLPRFDHLPDDRQRSWSYYSLFPNQSFDIYPDQVSFFHVVPLGPGKCVLRSRNFGLADERREVKAARWLNNRINSQVQNEDDELILRVQQGLESGAYTTGYFSEKERCLAAFHNNVRARLPVAELDVAPNGGTVAEANERLAKGFAEAAE